A genomic stretch from Sulfurimonas sediminis includes:
- a CDS encoding carbon-nitrogen hydrolase family protein: MRAAVLQLNAQGMSSTKLYNYIRVASKKGVKVLLLGEYVLNPFFKELEQMSVSMIKEQALHQIKILKELSLTYSITIIAPLVIVKKDKIYKCIAKFSPTSASYYNQQILINYAHWNEEKFFANELAPLLSPMVFKIDGFKFAVMNGFELHFDDFFAKLRNKNIDCLLVPSVSTFESYERWKALILTRAFTHNMYILRANRIGEYQDKEFVWKFYGDSILASPNAEILNHLGNTEELMIVDMSHTDVVRARRTWGFKEAVSKRALKLTKKDL; encoded by the coding sequence ATGAGAGCGGCAGTTTTACAGCTCAATGCACAGGGAATGAGCTCTACAAAACTTTATAACTATATTCGGGTAGCCAGTAAAAAAGGCGTCAAAGTCCTGCTCCTTGGTGAATACGTTCTCAATCCTTTTTTCAAAGAACTCGAACAGATGTCTGTCTCTATGATAAAAGAGCAGGCACTCCATCAGATTAAAATCCTAAAAGAACTCTCTTTAACATACAGTATAACAATAATCGCGCCCTTGGTTATTGTCAAAAAAGATAAAATTTACAAATGCATTGCAAAGTTTTCTCCAACATCTGCCTCTTACTACAATCAGCAAATCCTTATTAACTATGCCCACTGGAATGAAGAGAAATTCTTTGCAAATGAGCTTGCACCACTGCTCTCCCCTATGGTTTTTAAAATTGACGGCTTCAAATTTGCGGTAATGAATGGATTTGAACTTCATTTTGATGATTTTTTTGCTAAACTTAGAAATAAAAATATAGACTGTTTGCTCGTACCGAGTGTTTCAACTTTTGAGTCTTATGAGAGATGGAAAGCATTAATACTCACAAGAGCATTTACACACAATATGTATATACTCAGAGCCAACAGAATCGGTGAGTATCAGGACAAAGAGTTTGTATGGAAATTTTACGGTGATTCTATCTTGGCATCCCCGAATGCAGAAATTTTAAACCATTTGGGAAATACTGAAGAGTTAATGATAGTTGATATGAGTCATACAGATGTAGTACGCGCTCGTCGCACATGGGGATTTAAAGAAGCTGTCAGCAAGAGAGCATTAAAACTTACAAAAAAGGATTTATAA
- a CDS encoding HigA family addiction module antitoxin, whose protein sequence is MKEIRPSTHPGIILKEEFALPLNLTQAKLSKDLKVGIKTLSELYNEKRGITPLMALKLSEYFGTTPQFWLNLQNAYDLYKTYQKQKENLKEIHRAA, encoded by the coding sequence ATGAAAGAGATTAGACCAAGTACACATCCAGGTATTATATTAAAAGAAGAGTTTGCACTCCCCTTGAATTTAACGCAAGCAAAACTCTCAAAAGACTTGAAAGTCGGCATAAAAACACTGAGTGAACTTTATAATGAAAAAAGAGGTATAACGCCACTTATGGCTTTAAAACTCTCTGAATATTTCGGTACAACTCCACAGTTTTGGTTAAATTTACAAAATGCTTATGATTTGTACAAAACATATCAAAAACAAAAAGAAAATTTAAAAGAGATACATAGAGCCGCATAA
- a CDS encoding YebC/PmpR family DNA-binding transcriptional regulator: MGRAFEYRKASKLKRWGAMSKLFPKLGKVITMAAKEGGTDPDMNAKLRTAILNAKAENMPKDNIDAAIKRATAKDSADMKEVNFEGKAPHGVLLFIECATDNNTRTVANVKSILNKNGGEMLTNGSLEFMFSRKALFEFPLSEDMDIEELELELIDAGLEEIETEDGVVLVTADYTSFGTMNEALEKMGVEITKATLERIANTPIQISEEEQADVDKILERLEDDEDVQKVYTNLA, from the coding sequence ATGGGTAGAGCGTTTGAATATAGAAAAGCATCAAAATTAAAAAGATGGGGAGCAATGTCCAAATTGTTCCCAAAACTTGGAAAAGTTATCACAATGGCGGCAAAAGAGGGCGGAACAGATCCCGATATGAATGCAAAGCTCAGAACTGCAATTTTAAATGCAAAAGCTGAAAATATGCCAAAAGACAACATTGATGCAGCTATAAAAAGAGCGACTGCCAAAGACAGTGCCGATATGAAAGAGGTAAACTTTGAGGGAAAAGCACCTCACGGGGTACTGCTTTTTATTGAGTGTGCCACTGACAATAACACAAGAACAGTCGCAAATGTCAAAAGTATTTTAAATAAAAACGGCGGAGAGATGCTGACAAACGGTTCTTTGGAATTTATGTTTTCGCGTAAGGCTCTTTTTGAGTTTCCACTTTCAGAAGATATGGATATAGAAGAGTTGGAACTTGAACTTATAGATGCAGGACTTGAAGAGATAGAGACAGAAGACGGAGTTGTTTTAGTGACAGCTGACTATACAAGTTTTGGTACGATGAATGAAGCACTGGAAAAAATGGGTGTAGAAATTACAAAAGCAACACTTGAGCGAATTGCAAATACGCCTATACAAATAAGTGAAGAAGAACAGGCTGATGTTGATAAGATTTTAGAAAGACTTGAAGATGATGAGGATGTTCAAAAAGTTTATACCAATTTAGCGTAA
- a CDS encoding HesA/MoeB/ThiF family protein → MMEYFHRQVQLWGEETQKNLQTKKIAIVGAGGLGSSLSFALGSTGIGEIHIIDFDDVSLHNIHRQIAFKLGDEGKNKAKINAEIIQQRCPFTKAVAHECNFEEWSKKNIAVDLILDATDNLPTRGDINTYAKKVNTPWIYGSVEAFHGQVCFFDKSSFNDAFKIVQKTPAGIAAPIVMHIASLQANLALRFLAGLHVKKDLLYYLFFNEEGELVTQKFGLPTED, encoded by the coding sequence ATGATGGAGTATTTTCACAGACAGGTGCAACTTTGGGGAGAAGAGACACAAAAAAATCTTCAGACAAAAAAAATAGCAATTGTTGGAGCAGGAGGGCTCGGTTCTTCTTTGAGCTTTGCATTGGGTTCTACAGGAATCGGAGAAATTCACATTATAGATTTTGATGATGTAAGTCTGCATAATATTCACAGACAAATTGCTTTTAAACTAGGAGATGAAGGAAAGAACAAAGCAAAAATAAACGCTGAAATTATACAACAGCGATGTCCCTTCACAAAAGCTGTTGCCCATGAGTGTAATTTTGAAGAGTGGAGCAAAAAGAACATTGCAGTGGATCTCATTTTAGATGCCACAGACAATCTTCCTACACGCGGAGATATTAACACTTATGCAAAAAAAGTCAATACACCCTGGATTTATGGAAGTGTAGAAGCATTTCACGGACAGGTTTGTTTTTTTGACAAATCATCTTTTAATGACGCTTTTAAAATAGTACAAAAAACACCGGCAGGCATTGCAGCACCTATCGTTATGCACATAGCATCCCTGCAGGCAAACCTTGCTTTGAGATTCTTGGCAGGCTTACATGTAAAGAAAGATTTGCTTTATTATCTCTTTTTCAACGAAGAGGGAGAACTTGTTACTCAGAAGTTTGGATTGCCAACAGAGGATTGA
- a CDS encoding IMPACT family protein, with protein sequence MYYIKEEYANTLEVKQSKFIACLVPYDKYETLLHKLKEEHPKARHFVTAYRYLNEYEQIVEHSSDDGEPSGTSGKPSLMVLQGQKLINTAVIVVRYFGGTKLGTGGLVRAYSDAVNLVIEKAELYEYKKELTQKIVFDYSDVRFVEYECQVSDIVIAHKEFDTKVSYIITASEENMKNFLSKTARVVTVTAV encoded by the coding sequence ATGTACTATATAAAAGAAGAGTATGCAAATACTCTTGAAGTGAAGCAGTCAAAGTTTATTGCCTGCCTGGTGCCATACGACAAATATGAAACACTGCTTCATAAACTAAAAGAAGAACATCCTAAAGCACGGCATTTTGTAACGGCGTACAGGTACCTGAATGAGTATGAACAAATAGTGGAACACTCAAGTGATGACGGTGAACCTTCGGGAACATCGGGAAAACCCTCCCTGATGGTTTTGCAAGGACAGAAACTTATCAATACTGCTGTGATTGTCGTACGCTATTTTGGCGGTACAAAGTTAGGAACGGGCGGATTGGTCAGAGCATACAGTGATGCTGTGAATTTAGTCATTGAAAAAGCAGAGCTGTATGAGTATAAAAAAGAGTTGACGCAAAAAATTGTTTTTGATTACAGTGATGTGCGCTTTGTCGAGTATGAGTGTCAGGTATCTGACATTGTGATAGCACACAAAGAATTTGATACAAAAGTATCATATATAATTACAGCAAGTGAAGAAAATATGAAAAATTTTCTTTCTAAAACCGCCAGAGTAGTAACTGTTACTGCGGTGTAG
- a CDS encoding IS1634 family transposase, with protein sequence MYIRKKKNTSGSISIQIIKKIKGKSKVIESIGCSKDPDKIERLLKKAHKRIKELEPTLFDSVKQEEQKLKFLPISNEQVIPIGDELFFGAIFDRIFNKKTIFQSVYKANDKHELFKALVISRILYPGSKLYLSDYLFYFKKKEISDEAIYRLVDSLYKDEVKQRIEEAVYKDTLAKVGGKIAVCFYDVTTLFFESESEDDLRRIGFSKEGKLARPQIQLGLFTTLQGYPLSYEVYHGKKYEGHTLLEALLNFQKKFKLKNKPIVVADRGMLNDANIAFLENNGYKYILGAKIKMLPSGIKDKIINLTFIDDNVTHEINIHKTITYKQDKQKHSLDISQRLILTYSSQRAKKDKYLREKALDKLKAKIEYSTNLTKNDLKLSHYAKYLDIVDDCKVEFRLNHNKVLQDSKLDGLKGYLTNDTTLSHKDIIEHYQNLWHIEKAFRISKTDLQIRPIHHRLEHRIKAHILISFVAYAIYKEFEIKTREIKKEYQISYKILRDLIKHVFAIKFDDGEIFPIKLSEVQQKFYDALHS encoded by the coding sequence ATGTATATCAGAAAAAAGAAAAATACAAGTGGTTCAATAAGTATCCAGATTATAAAAAAGATAAAGGGTAAATCTAAAGTAATTGAGAGTATAGGATGCTCAAAAGATCCAGATAAAATAGAAAGACTTTTAAAAAAAGCTCATAAACGAATAAAAGAGTTAGAGCCTACACTATTTGATAGTGTAAAGCAAGAGGAACAAAAACTAAAATTTTTGCCAATATCAAATGAACAAGTAATACCCATAGGTGATGAGTTATTTTTTGGTGCGATATTTGACAGGATTTTCAATAAAAAAACTATTTTTCAATCAGTTTATAAAGCAAATGATAAACATGAGCTTTTTAAAGCACTTGTTATCTCAAGAATACTCTACCCAGGCAGTAAACTTTATCTGAGTGATTATCTTTTTTATTTTAAAAAGAAAGAGATTAGTGATGAAGCGATATACCGATTGGTAGATAGTCTCTATAAAGATGAAGTAAAACAAAGAATTGAAGAAGCTGTATATAAAGATACACTTGCAAAAGTAGGTGGTAAAATAGCAGTATGCTTTTATGATGTAACAACTCTGTTTTTTGAAAGTGAAAGTGAAGATGATTTAAGACGCATAGGCTTTTCCAAAGAGGGCAAATTGGCTCGTCCTCAAATACAACTTGGACTATTTACAACCTTACAAGGCTATCCACTCTCCTATGAGGTGTATCACGGTAAAAAATATGAAGGGCACACACTTCTTGAAGCACTACTAAACTTTCAAAAGAAATTTAAACTTAAAAACAAACCTATTGTAGTAGCAGACAGAGGAATGCTCAATGATGCAAATATTGCTTTTTTAGAAAATAATGGATACAAATATATACTCGGTGCAAAAATTAAAATGTTACCAAGTGGTATCAAAGATAAAATTATAAATCTGACGTTTATTGATGATAACGTAACCCATGAAATAAATATCCACAAAACCATAACATATAAACAAGATAAACAAAAACATTCTCTTGATATATCCCAAAGGCTCATCCTGACATATTCATCACAAAGAGCGAAAAAAGACAAATACCTAAGAGAAAAAGCTTTAGATAAACTCAAAGCAAAAATAGAGTATTCAACAAACCTGACCAAAAACGATTTAAAACTCTCCCATTATGCAAAATATTTGGATATTGTAGATGACTGTAAGGTGGAGTTTAGACTCAATCATAATAAAGTTTTACAAGATAGTAAGCTTGATGGACTAAAAGGGTATTTAACAAACGATACTACACTTTCCCATAAAGATATAATAGAACATTACCAAAATCTCTGGCATATTGAAAAAGCTTTTAGAATCTCAAAAACAGATTTGCAAATACGACCAATACATCATAGGTTAGAACACCGTATAAAGGCTCATATCCTCATTAGCTTTGTAGCTTATGCCATATATAAAGAGTTTGAAATAAAAACAAGAGAGATTAAAAAAGAGTATCAAATATCATATAAAATTTTACGAGATTTAATTAAACATGTATTTGCTATAAAGTTCGATGATGGTGAGATATTTCCCATTAAGCTATCAGAAGTCCAGCAAAAGTTTTATGATGCTTTACATAGCTAA
- a CDS encoding type II secretion system F family protein yields MENRSTVEKGGTLNKGLEETGLFENMIIQMIRAGEDSGTLDTMIKKVAEYYKMRFDAIIDGLSEAIEPIMLLIIASMVILLALGIFLPMWDMGNAVQGRR; encoded by the coding sequence GTGGAAAACAGGAGCACTGTAGAAAAGGGAGGAACACTGAATAAAGGACTTGAAGAAACAGGACTTTTTGAAAATATGATTATTCAGATGATTCGTGCAGGAGAAGACAGTGGTACTCTTGATACAATGATTAAAAAAGTTGCAGAATACTATAAGATGCGATTTGATGCGATTATTGACGGCTTAAGTGAAGCCATAGAACCTATTATGCTCCTGATAATAGCTTCTATGGTTATATTACTGGCACTTGGTATCTTCTTACCAATGTGGGATATGGGAAATGCGGTGCAGGGAAGAAGATAG
- the metX gene encoding homoserine O-acetyltransferase MetX, with protein sequence MSLNLQTHTEHFTNPLYLESGRILEPYDITYETYGTLNDDKSNVVVVCHALTGSHHAAGLYEGEAKPGWWDGFIGPKKAIDTDKYFVICSNVIGSCFGSTGPMSMQYPHHEPYRYKFPVVSIKDMVKAQRILFDRLDIHRVHAIVGGSMGGMQALQFAIHYPNFANKIIAMATTHATQPWAIAFNKVAQESILNDPDFKQGYYDPKLLKEQGLSGMAVGRMAGHISFLSPESMREKFGREYKLTDGLYELFGKFQVESYLEYNGYNFTKWFDPLSYLYITKAINIYDLSRGFDSLDEALKRITSALYLISFKNDLLFKNSEMQEMAQILKKIGNRNHDYVDIDSNYGHDAFLVELDKFENNVKDALNG encoded by the coding sequence TTGTCTTTAAACCTGCAAACACATACAGAACATTTTACAAATCCGCTCTATCTTGAGAGTGGACGTATTTTGGAACCGTATGATATTACTTATGAAACCTATGGAACGCTCAATGATGACAAGAGTAATGTCGTTGTTGTCTGTCATGCACTCACAGGTTCCCATCATGCCGCAGGACTCTATGAAGGAGAGGCAAAGCCTGGTTGGTGGGATGGTTTTATCGGTCCCAAAAAAGCGATTGATACCGATAAATATTTTGTAATCTGTTCCAATGTTATAGGAAGCTGCTTTGGTTCCACAGGTCCTATGAGCATGCAATATCCCCACCATGAACCATACCGTTATAAATTTCCCGTTGTCAGCATAAAAGACATGGTAAAAGCACAGCGTATTTTGTTTGACAGGCTTGATATTCACAGAGTACATGCAATAGTCGGCGGTTCCATGGGTGGTATGCAGGCACTCCAATTTGCCATACACTATCCAAACTTTGCGAACAAAATCATTGCAATGGCGACAACACATGCAACACAGCCATGGGCAATAGCTTTTAACAAAGTTGCGCAGGAATCCATTCTTAATGATCCTGATTTCAAACAGGGGTATTATGACCCAAAACTGCTTAAAGAACAGGGACTCTCCGGGATGGCAGTCGGTCGTATGGCAGGGCATATCAGCTTTTTGTCACCTGAGTCAATGCGTGAAAAATTCGGCAGAGAGTATAAGCTCACAGATGGACTGTATGAGCTTTTTGGAAAATTTCAGGTTGAGTCTTATCTGGAATACAATGGTTATAATTTTACAAAATGGTTTGACCCTTTGTCTTATCTTTATATCACAAAAGCCATTAACATCTATGACCTGTCTCGAGGATTTGACTCACTGGATGAAGCACTAAAAAGAATAACCTCTGCTCTGTATCTGATAAGTTTTAAAAATGATCTGCTGTTTAAAAACAGTGAGATGCAAGAAATGGCACAGATACTCAAAAAAATAGGAAACAGAAATCATGATTATGTAGATATTGACAGTAACTATGGGCATGACGCATTTTTGGTAGAGCTTGATAAATTTGAAAACAATGTAAAGGATGCACTCAATGGCTAA
- the xseB gene encoding exodeoxyribonuclease VII small subunit, producing the protein MAKEKFEKKLQNAKEILETLMSPEITLEESVKAYEKGMKELAEAQKMLEEAQIKIQNLKTTQ; encoded by the coding sequence ATGGCTAAAGAAAAATTTGAAAAAAAACTCCAAAATGCCAAAGAAATTTTGGAAACACTTATGAGCCCGGAGATTACACTTGAAGAGAGTGTAAAAGCCTATGAAAAAGGCATGAAAGAGTTGGCCGAAGCACAAAAAATGCTCGAAGAAGCTCAAATCAAAATTCAAAATTTAAAAACTACGCAATGA
- a CDS encoding GspE/PulE family protein encodes MDRITTDLLANGSIMKGQVDRLLAKGISENLILRDITLSGFMTMDRLIRFIVQQIREGVYDLSIIDNYDYIEEKAVLQRLAKELNLLFVDLDSIDMDYNLIEKAPLNQLEKHNAIPVSQDDLSVTVAFSDPLNMDAQEAVQRLFPRKVLKIALATKKQIVSYLYKISLKDSIKDLVKKIREELNSISSIEEQQEASSILQLIDVVLKTCINARASDVHIEPTEKNCVVRGRVDGKLTEMFIFEKDIYPPLASRLKLLANLDIAEKRKPQDGRFSTLVGAREYDFRISTLPILYGESIVMRVLDKQKALVKLEDAGMDSSSYQKLLKGLKTPYGIILVTGPTGSGKTTTLYGALNELRNVEDKVITVEDPVEYRMNLIQQVQVNAKVGLSFADALRSILRQDPDKIMIGEIRDQETLEIAIKAALTGHMVISTLHTNDAISAIPRMADMGIEHYLISGALVAIQAQRLVRKICRHCKTEDTLSASVLEEIDGVVPEGTIFYKGRGCKECSDTGYMGREMICEVLNISEELSSLIAKGASKEQMLEQAKKEGFVGLFQNGIQKAIDGITSIEEILKVAKG; translated from the coding sequence GTGGATAGAATAACAACTGATTTACTTGCCAACGGCTCAATTATGAAAGGCCAGGTTGACAGGCTTCTGGCAAAAGGAATTAGTGAAAATTTAATTCTCAGAGACATCACACTTTCCGGCTTCATGACTATGGATCGTCTTATAAGATTTATTGTGCAACAAATAAGAGAAGGCGTTTATGACCTCTCTATTATAGACAATTATGATTATATAGAAGAAAAAGCAGTCCTGCAAAGACTTGCAAAAGAGCTGAATCTTCTTTTTGTTGATCTTGATTCCATTGATATGGATTATAATCTTATTGAAAAAGCTCCTCTTAACCAACTTGAAAAACACAATGCTATTCCTGTCTCACAGGATGATCTGAGTGTTACTGTCGCTTTTAGTGATCCATTAAACATGGATGCGCAAGAAGCTGTCCAACGACTCTTTCCAAGAAAAGTTCTTAAAATTGCTTTGGCAACAAAAAAACAGATTGTCTCCTATCTTTATAAAATCAGTCTCAAAGACAGTATTAAAGATCTGGTCAAAAAAATACGGGAAGAACTGAACTCTATCAGTTCTATTGAAGAGCAACAAGAAGCCTCCTCTATTTTACAACTCATAGATGTTGTTTTAAAAACATGTATTAATGCACGGGCAAGTGATGTCCATATCGAACCTACTGAAAAAAACTGTGTGGTTCGTGGACGTGTTGACGGAAAACTCACAGAAATGTTTATTTTCGAAAAAGACATCTATCCGCCTCTGGCATCAAGGCTCAAACTGCTTGCAAATTTGGATATAGCTGAAAAAAGAAAGCCGCAAGATGGTCGTTTTTCTACTTTAGTTGGGGCAAGAGAGTATGATTTTCGTATATCGACACTGCCTATTCTTTATGGCGAATCAATTGTTATGCGTGTTTTAGACAAACAAAAAGCGCTTGTAAAACTGGAAGATGCAGGAATGGACTCCAGCAGCTATCAAAAACTGCTCAAGGGGCTTAAAACTCCTTATGGAATTATTTTAGTTACCGGACCTACGGGAAGCGGTAAAACGACTACTTTATATGGTGCATTAAATGAGCTGAGAAATGTTGAAGACAAGGTTATTACTGTTGAAGACCCTGTAGAGTACAGAATGAATCTTATTCAACAGGTACAGGTAAATGCAAAAGTAGGTCTGAGTTTTGCCGATGCACTCAGGTCAATTTTAAGACAAGATCCAGATAAAATCATGATTGGTGAAATTCGAGACCAGGAAACTCTCGAAATTGCCATAAAAGCAGCACTTACCGGACACATGGTCATCTCTACACTGCATACAAATGATGCAATCAGTGCAATACCCAGAATGGCAGACATGGGAATAGAACACTACCTCATCAGTGGTGCACTTGTAGCCATTCAGGCACAAAGACTTGTACGAAAGATATGCAGACACTGTAAAACAGAAGACACACTTTCGGCATCCGTTTTGGAAGAGATAGACGGAGTTGTGCCCGAGGGGACAATCTTTTACAAAGGCAGAGGCTGTAAAGAGTGTTCAGATACAGGCTATATGGGAAGAGAAATGATTTGTGAAGTACTTAACATTTCAGAAGAACTCTCTTCTTTGATTGCCAAAGGTGCATCAAAAGAACAGATGCTTGAACAGGCAAAAAAAGAGGGATTTGTCGGACTCTTTCAAAATGGTATTCAAAAAGCAATTGACGGAATAACCAGCATAGAAGAGATATTAAAGGTAGCCAAGGGATGA
- a CDS encoding type II secretion system F family protein: MKYFIATVLTKGKKEEIGLYAENKKEANSYAKLKFSGIIIKVSEAQEPLEVQLKRFKTNFLSNIKKRKIKPDALIATIRQLAVMTNAGISIHDSLTEIANATTDEALKSVFSKIAEDINAGHSISSAMQNFRYELGNLTIAMVELGEKTGNLDEALYSLANMLEEIRANVVKFKKAMAYPRNVMIAMAIAFTVLISYVVPQFKAIFEELHAELPLPTVILLKLEYIFNNFGPYVLAGLAVAFLIFKYLINNYEHIRYGWHKFLLRVYLIKNIIKFATLSRFTLVFSELIRAGIPIAEALDTATAMVDNLPLKRKLQSVISTVEKGGTLNKGLEETGLFENMIIQMIRAGEDSGTLDTMIKKVAEYYKMRFDAIIDGLSEAIEPIMLLIIASMVILLALGIFLPMWDMGNAVQGRR; this comes from the coding sequence ATGAAGTATTTTATAGCAACTGTTTTGACAAAAGGAAAAAAAGAGGAGATTGGACTCTATGCTGAAAACAAAAAAGAAGCAAACAGTTATGCCAAACTAAAATTTTCCGGTATCATCATCAAGGTTTCAGAAGCCCAGGAGCCTCTGGAAGTACAACTTAAAAGATTTAAAACAAATTTTTTATCAAATATAAAAAAAAGAAAAATCAAACCTGATGCCCTTATTGCCACTATACGACAGCTGGCTGTTATGACAAATGCCGGTATTTCCATCCATGACTCTCTGACAGAGATAGCAAATGCAACAACAGACGAAGCCCTTAAGAGTGTTTTTTCAAAAATTGCAGAAGATATTAATGCAGGACACTCCATTTCATCTGCCATGCAAAACTTCCGGTATGAACTTGGAAACCTTACAATTGCGATGGTTGAACTCGGAGAAAAGACAGGTAATCTCGATGAAGCCTTATACTCTTTGGCAAATATGCTTGAAGAGATACGGGCCAATGTTGTAAAGTTTAAAAAAGCGATGGCTTATCCGAGAAATGTCATGATTGCCATGGCTATAGCGTTTACAGTTTTAATATCCTACGTTGTCCCTCAGTTCAAAGCTATATTTGAGGAACTTCATGCCGAACTGCCTCTGCCGACAGTTATTCTTTTGAAACTTGAATATATTTTCAATAACTTCGGTCCCTATGTTTTAGCCGGATTAGCTGTAGCATTTCTGATATTCAAATATCTTATCAACAATTATGAACATATACGATACGGTTGGCATAAATTTTTACTGAGAGTGTATCTCATAAAAAATATTATTAAATTTGCAACTTTAAGTAGATTCACCCTTGTATTTTCTGAACTTATTCGAGCCGGAATTCCTATAGCCGAAGCTCTTGATACCGCCACAGCAATGGTAGACAACCTTCCCCTCAAAAGAAAACTTCAATCAGTCATCAGCACTGTAGAAAAGGGAGGAACACTGAATAAAGGACTTGAAGAAACAGGACTTTTTGAAAATATGATTATTCAGATGATTCGTGCAGGAGAAGACAGTGGTACTCTTGATACAATGATTAAAAAAGTTGCAGAATACTATAAGATGCGATTTGATGCGATTATTGACGGCTTAAGTGAAGCCATAGAACCTATTATGCTCCTGATAATAGCTTCTATGGTTATATTACTGGCACTTGGTATCTTCTTACCAATGTGGGATATGGGAAATGCGGTGCAGGGAAGAAGATAG
- a CDS encoding O-acetylhomoserine aminocarboxypropyltransferase/cysteine synthase family protein, translated as MDIQTLALHAGYEKDSQGTMAVPIYQTTAYEFRDVEHAANLFSLKELGNIYTRLNNPTTDVFEKRFAALEDGEAAIATASGMSAIFFAIANAAQAGDNIICAKQLYGGSLTLSTHTLKRFGIEARFFDVHQAKQIEALIDENTKIIFFESLTNPSIDVADIEAITSIADKHNILTVVDNTVATPALCRPFEFGADITVHSASKYTTGQGLAIGGIMVERKNLTEKLKDNPRYAHFNEPDASYHGLVYTDVGLPPYTLRARLSLLRDLGAVVSPFNSWLFIQGIETLPLRMKEHSKNALLLAEFLESHPKVKKVNYPGLKSNPNYKNAQKYFQDGFCSGLLSFEVENFDEATKIVNATKLYSLVVNIGDSKSIITHPASTTHQQLSHEELVACGVPEGLIRISCGLESPKDLIEDMKQALEA; from the coding sequence GTGGATATACAAACATTGGCACTCCATGCCGGATATGAAAAAGACTCGCAAGGAACTATGGCGGTTCCGATTTATCAAACAACGGCCTATGAGTTTCGTGATGTAGAGCATGCTGCGAATCTTTTTTCATTAAAAGAACTCGGCAATATATACACACGTCTCAACAATCCCACAACGGATGTTTTTGAAAAACGTTTTGCAGCACTTGAAGATGGTGAAGCAGCCATTGCCACAGCAAGCGGTATGAGTGCAATCTTTTTTGCAATTGCCAATGCAGCCCAGGCAGGAGACAATATTATCTGTGCCAAACAGCTTTATGGAGGCAGCTTGACGCTTAGCACACATACACTCAAACGCTTTGGCATAGAAGCCAGATTTTTTGATGTGCATCAAGCAAAACAGATAGAAGCACTTATTGACGAAAATACAAAAATAATCTTTTTTGAATCATTGACAAATCCAAGTATTGATGTAGCAGATATAGAAGCAATTACCTCCATTGCAGACAAACATAATATTTTAACTGTTGTTGACAATACAGTTGCAACACCTGCTTTGTGCCGTCCATTTGAGTTTGGAGCAGATATTACTGTACACAGTGCCAGTAAATATACTACAGGTCAGGGGCTTGCCATAGGCGGCATCATGGTTGAAAGAAAAAATCTGACAGAAAAACTCAAAGACAATCCGAGGTATGCTCATTTTAATGAGCCTGATGCTTCGTACCACGGACTTGTCTACACAGATGTCGGGCTTCCTCCCTACACGCTTCGTGCCCGCCTTTCCCTTTTGCGTGATTTGGGGGCTGTTGTCTCTCCGTTTAATTCATGGCTCTTTATTCAAGGAATCGAGACACTCCCTTTACGCATGAAAGAACATTCAAAAAATGCACTTTTACTGGCAGAATTTTTAGAATCACATCCAAAGGTAAAAAAAGTAAACTACCCTGGTTTAAAAAGTAATCCAAACTACAAAAATGCCCAAAAATACTTTCAAGACGGTTTTTGCAGTGGACTGCTCAGTTTTGAGGTTGAAAATTTTGATGAAGCAACAAAAATTGTCAATGCCACAAAACTCTATTCTCTTGTTGTCAATATCGGTGATTCAAAATCGATTATTACACACCCTGCTTCGACAACGCACCAGCAGCTCTCACATGAAGAGCTGGTTGCCTGTGGTGTTCCTGAAGGCCTGATTAGAATTTCTTGTGGTTTGGAGAGTCCAAAAGATTTAATTGAGGATATGAAACAGGCACTTGAAGCATAA